In Streptosporangiales bacterium, the following proteins share a genomic window:
- a CDS encoding hydantoin racemase has product MTTDAEGVRIWHQSFTVLDDVGGYRDALGDHFAKVARPGTTVDLHGMAPGTYPTDYPGTHIRYLHLQHLLREQFVRAAVTAEEQGYDAFFIATIPDVGFEEIRTLVDIPVIAYGQASLLVGATLGSRVGIVNFIDDLRPQLRRNAETYGLGGLLGPIVSIDLPFGGILDGYRDAGPVVDAFTAAARRAIEAGAEVVVPGEGPLNILLARNGVSSVDDVPVVDSLAAGVKLCEARVDLRRSSGLGPSRRGLFHARPPAELIAAAQTFAGEWRASGHA; this is encoded by the coding sequence GTGACCACGGACGCCGAAGGCGTTCGGATCTGGCACCAGAGCTTCACGGTGCTCGACGACGTCGGCGGCTACCGCGACGCGCTCGGCGACCACTTCGCGAAGGTCGCCAGGCCCGGCACGACCGTCGACCTGCACGGCATGGCGCCGGGCACGTACCCGACGGACTACCCGGGCACCCACATCAGGTACCTCCACCTGCAGCACCTGCTGCGCGAGCAGTTCGTCCGGGCGGCCGTGACGGCGGAGGAGCAGGGCTACGACGCGTTCTTCATCGCGACCATCCCCGACGTCGGCTTCGAGGAGATCCGCACTCTCGTCGACATCCCGGTCATCGCGTACGGGCAGGCGTCGCTGCTGGTCGGCGCGACGCTCGGCAGCCGCGTCGGCATCGTGAACTTCATCGACGACCTGCGGCCGCAGCTGCGCAGGAACGCCGAGACGTACGGGCTCGGCGGGCTGCTCGGACCGATCGTCTCGATCGACCTGCCGTTCGGCGGCATCCTCGACGGGTACCGCGACGCGGGACCGGTCGTCGACGCGTTCACCGCGGCGGCGCGCCGCGCGATCGAGGCGGGTGCCGAGGTCGTCGTGCCGGGGGAGGGCCCGCTCAACATCCTCCTGGCGCGCAATGGCGTGTCGTCCGTCGACGACGTGCCCGTCGTCGACTCGCTCGCCGCGGGTGTCAAGCTCTGCGAGGCGCGCGTCGACCTGCGCAGGTCCAGCGGCCTCGGGCCGTCGCGCCGCGGCCTCTTCCACGCCCGCCCGCCTGCGGAGCTGATCGCGGCCGCGCAGACGTTCGCCGGGGAATGGCGCGCGTCGGGTCACGCATGA
- a CDS encoding FAD-dependent oxidoreductase: MARVGSRMTADVVVVGAGAFGLATAATLAAAAPAAKILVYERDVTTPTNAELGSGSVIAAGTRLQRQAGVDDDPDAMADDILAKSHGTDERLVRRLCAESPHAVDWLLDEVGVPLELATEARRVGHGRIRLHATRERSGAPLIGALRTHTVGRPGVRIVDHTAVADLVYEGGRVAGIRTGAVDGGLEMRASATVLACGGFAADRATMERYLPTVASARYLGGRGHRGDAVRWAAEVSADLVDMGGYLGQGYAIACATDPRHHAARLNPGIVTAGAVIVDRTGHRVVREDQGYSEWAGVMFERFGGLGIAVWDDRIQRAYGDTGAMRDVTAVDGVHTAATVAELATLVDVPAQALTATVDAYNAGIARGVDPLGREIGGEPLRAPFYAAAITGGVLQSLGGMRVDVCGRVLGVDGAPITDLYAGGAAAAGLSGGSPDGYLSGSGLLTSLVFGRMVGRHLASL, translated from the coding sequence ATGGCGCGCGTCGGGTCACGCATGACCGCTGACGTGGTCGTGGTGGGTGCCGGCGCCTTCGGCCTCGCCACGGCGGCGACCCTCGCCGCGGCGGCACCGGCGGCGAAGATCCTCGTCTACGAACGCGACGTCACCACTCCCACCAACGCCGAGCTCGGCAGCGGGAGCGTGATCGCCGCGGGTACCCGCCTGCAGCGGCAGGCCGGTGTCGACGACGATCCCGACGCCATGGCGGACGACATCCTCGCCAAGAGCCACGGCACCGACGAGCGGCTCGTCCGCCGTCTGTGTGCCGAGTCCCCGCACGCGGTCGACTGGCTGCTCGACGAGGTGGGCGTCCCGCTCGAGCTGGCGACCGAAGCCAGGCGGGTCGGTCACGGCCGCATCCGGCTCCACGCGACCAGGGAGCGCTCGGGTGCCCCGCTGATCGGTGCCCTGCGCACGCACACGGTCGGCAGGCCGGGCGTGCGGATCGTCGACCACACGGCGGTGGCCGACCTCGTGTACGAGGGCGGCAGGGTGGCCGGCATCCGGACCGGCGCGGTGGACGGCGGGCTGGAGATGCGCGCCTCGGCGACCGTGCTCGCCTGCGGCGGGTTCGCCGCGGACCGCGCGACCATGGAGCGCTACCTCCCGACCGTGGCCTCGGCCAGGTACCTCGGGGGTCGAGGGCATCGCGGCGACGCCGTCCGCTGGGCCGCTGAGGTGAGTGCCGACCTCGTGGACATGGGCGGCTACCTGGGTCAGGGCTACGCCATCGCGTGCGCCACCGATCCGCGCCACCACGCCGCCCGGCTGAACCCGGGGATCGTGACCGCGGGCGCCGTCATCGTCGACCGCACCGGTCACCGCGTCGTGCGCGAGGACCAGGGCTACTCGGAGTGGGCAGGCGTCATGTTCGAGCGCTTCGGTGGCCTCGGCATCGCGGTGTGGGACGACCGCATCCAGCGCGCGTACGGCGACACCGGCGCCATGCGAGACGTGACCGCCGTCGACGGCGTGCACACGGCGGCGACCGTGGCGGAGCTGGCGACGCTCGTGGACGTACCGGCGCAGGCGTTGACGGCGACGGTGGACGCGTACAACGCGGGCATCGCGCGCGGGGTGGATCCGCTGGGGCGTGAGATCGGCGGCGAGCCCTTGCGGGCGCCGTTCTACGCGGCCGCGATCACCGGGGGCGTGCTGCAGTCGCTCGGCGGGATGCGGGTGGACGTGTGCGGGCGGGTGCTCGGAGTGGACGGTGCGCCGATCACGGATCTCTATGCGGGCGGGGCGGCCGCGGCGGGGCTGTCCGGTGGGTCTCCCGACGGGTACCTGTCGGGGTCGGGGCTCCTGACTTCCCTTGTGTTCGGGCGCATGGTGGGTCGGCATCTGGCCTCGCTCTAG
- a CDS encoding DctP family TRAP transporter solute-binding subunit has product MPRSTRSPFRIVLCAVSAVLVALPLVACGGARSGGGGGEGKTYTIKFSHVVAENTPKGQAAKKFKELLEKSTDGRIKVEIYPNSELYGDKDELQALQSDSVQMLAPASAKFTTIAPELQVLDLPFLFDTVDDIPKVASPDTTVGKSIFENEKLASKNTKVLGLWDNGLKQLSSNKLMRNEKDLKGLSFRIQPSDVLRSQFDEWGAKATPMAFSEVYNALQQGVVDGQENPYSNIESQNMHTVQKHITESNHGYVGYVLVVSTKFFESLPTDLQDDVVKASEDASTYNREIAAEVNAEAKKTIEDAGKTTITKLTDSERKALKDAVVPKVWEQYADVIGEDVVAELLKQQAG; this is encoded by the coding sequence ATGCCGAGATCGACGCGTTCACCGTTCCGCATCGTGTTGTGCGCAGTGTCGGCGGTGCTGGTGGCACTGCCGCTGGTCGCCTGCGGAGGCGCGCGCAGCGGGGGCGGTGGCGGTGAGGGCAAGACCTACACGATCAAGTTCTCGCACGTCGTGGCCGAGAACACGCCGAAGGGCCAGGCGGCGAAGAAGTTCAAGGAGCTGCTCGAGAAGAGCACCGACGGACGCATCAAGGTCGAGATCTACCCGAACTCCGAGCTCTACGGCGACAAGGATGAGCTGCAGGCGCTGCAGTCCGACAGCGTGCAGATGCTGGCGCCGGCCAGCGCGAAGTTCACGACGATCGCGCCGGAGCTCCAGGTGCTCGACCTGCCGTTCCTGTTCGACACGGTCGACGACATCCCCAAGGTGGCGTCGCCCGACACCACGGTGGGGAAGTCGATCTTCGAGAACGAGAAGCTCGCCTCGAAGAACACCAAGGTGCTCGGCCTGTGGGACAACGGCCTCAAGCAGCTCTCGTCCAACAAGCTGATGCGCAACGAGAAGGATCTCAAGGGACTGAGCTTCCGCATCCAGCCGTCCGACGTGCTCAGGTCCCAGTTCGACGAGTGGGGTGCCAAGGCGACGCCGATGGCGTTCTCCGAGGTCTACAACGCGCTCCAGCAGGGTGTGGTCGACGGCCAGGAGAACCCGTACTCCAACATCGAGTCGCAGAACATGCACACCGTGCAGAAGCACATCACCGAGTCCAACCACGGCTACGTCGGCTACGTCCTGGTCGTCAGCACGAAGTTCTTCGAGTCGCTACCGACGGACCTGCAGGACGACGTCGTCAAGGCGTCCGAGGACGCGAGCACGTACAACCGTGAGATCGCGGCCGAGGTCAACGCCGAGGCGAAGAAGACGATCGAGGACGCGGGCAAGACCACGATCACCAAGCTCACCGACAGCGAGCGCAAGGCGCTCAAGGACGCAGTCGTGCCGAAGGTGTGGGAGCAGTACGCGGACGTGATCGGCGAGGACGTCGTCGCCGAGCTGCTGAAGCAGCAGGCCGGCTAG
- a CDS encoding FAD-dependent oxidoreductase, which produces MSEEYDVVVVGSGVAGLSAALAAREEGARVAVLERATEAESGGNTRYTEAYLRMKSEDDVSDDFEDALLGDFMGYPDPGLTGELVRDRSSWPANLRAMHILDPEVVGVFAASAGPTLAWMRGHGVAFGPITTGFITTSTTRLAPVGGGLALVETLGKAAREHGVDFHYLTAGRDLLRDADGTVVGVKAVREGDRPVEFRGRVVLACGGFEGNAEMQARYLGPGSLVCRPIARGGYYNKGEGIAMALRAGAAPSGNFNLFHAEPMDPRSAAPEPAIFAFPYGILVNRDGERFVDEAPGPVDATYEAITRVINAQPQGIGYLVLDERIEDVPTWQRAVRTDRPAIVADTLADLATALDVPAGSLESTVAAYNAACRDGEFDPLRTDGVATVGLHPQKSNWARPIDAPPYRAYPIIAANVFTFGGLKIDPSARVLTHDGAVLRGLYAAGEIVGSYFTRYAGSTSVLKGAVFGRIAGVDAAKGAAQ; this is translated from the coding sequence CCGGCGTCGCAGGACTGTCGGCGGCGCTGGCCGCGCGCGAGGAGGGGGCGCGCGTTGCCGTCCTCGAACGCGCCACGGAGGCGGAGAGCGGCGGCAACACCAGGTACACCGAGGCGTACCTGCGGATGAAGTCGGAGGACGACGTCTCCGACGACTTCGAGGACGCGCTGCTCGGCGACTTCATGGGATACCCCGATCCCGGCCTGACCGGCGAGCTCGTCCGCGACCGCTCGTCGTGGCCGGCCAACCTGCGCGCGATGCACATCCTCGACCCCGAGGTCGTCGGGGTGTTCGCCGCGTCGGCAGGCCCCACCCTGGCCTGGATGCGCGGCCACGGTGTCGCGTTCGGGCCGATCACCACGGGGTTCATCACCACCTCGACGACGCGGCTGGCGCCGGTCGGCGGCGGCCTCGCGCTCGTCGAGACGCTGGGCAAGGCGGCCCGCGAGCACGGCGTCGACTTCCACTACCTGACCGCGGGCAGGGACCTGCTCCGCGACGCCGACGGCACGGTGGTCGGTGTCAAGGCCGTCCGCGAGGGTGACCGGCCGGTCGAGTTCCGCGGACGCGTCGTGCTCGCGTGCGGTGGCTTCGAGGGCAACGCGGAGATGCAGGCGCGTTACCTCGGTCCCGGCTCGCTCGTCTGTCGCCCGATCGCCCGTGGCGGTTACTACAACAAGGGCGAGGGCATCGCGATGGCGCTACGGGCCGGCGCCGCACCGTCCGGCAACTTCAACCTGTTCCACGCCGAGCCGATGGACCCGCGGTCGGCGGCGCCCGAGCCCGCGATCTTCGCGTTCCCGTACGGCATCCTCGTCAACAGGGACGGCGAGCGGTTCGTCGACGAGGCTCCCGGTCCCGTCGACGCGACGTACGAGGCCATCACGCGGGTCATCAACGCGCAGCCGCAGGGCATCGGCTACCTGGTCCTCGACGAGAGGATCGAGGACGTGCCGACCTGGCAGCGCGCCGTGCGCACCGACCGGCCGGCCATCGTGGCGGACACCCTCGCCGACCTCGCCACCGCGCTCGACGTCCCCGCCGGGTCGTTGGAGTCGACGGTGGCGGCGTACAACGCGGCCTGTCGCGACGGTGAGTTCGACCCGCTGCGCACCGACGGTGTGGCGACTGTGGGACTGCATCCGCAGAAGTCCAACTGGGCACGTCCGATCGATGCGCCGCCGTACCGGGCGTACCCGATCATCGCGGCGAACGTCTTCACGTTCGGCGGACTCAAGATCGACCCGAGCGCGCGGGTGCTGACCCACGACGGCGCCGTGCTCCGCGGCCTGTACGCCGCGGGGGAGATCGTCGGGTCGTACTTCACCAGGTACGCGGGTTCGACGTCGGTGCTGAAGGGCGCGGTCTTCGGCAGGATCGCGGGCGTCGACGCGGCGAAGGGCGCAGCGCAGTGA